The genomic interval GAGTGCATGGGGGGGCTGCCATGAATGAGCTTGAACGAGCGCTGGAGCGAGGCGAGCTGAAAGTGCGGACCTTCTGGTCCGACGAACAGACCGAACGCCTGCCGGCGGCTGCCCTGGCAAGACGTCGCCGTCGCGCCGTGCGTCGCATGACGGGGGCCGCTGGTGTGCTCCTGGGGCTGGCGCTGGCCGTCCCCACCGGGCTCCGGTTCCTCGAGCCCGATAACGGGCTTGTCGTGGTGTCGCCTGCACAGCACAGCGCTCCACAGCACAGCGCTCCACAGCACAGCGCACGTGCAACCCCCCCCGAGCCGAGCAACGAGCCGCGGTTATCCGAGCGTACGGTCAGCTTCGGCGACGGCTCGCAGGCGATTCTCCTGAACGACCACAGCGCAATGCGGACGCGCCGGGGCTCGTCGGGTACCGTGGCCCAACTGTTGGGCGGAAGCGCCCTGTTCACGGTGCGTCGCGATCCTTCCCGCGTCTTTGCCGTGGATGCGGGAGACGTGCGCGTGGAGGTCATTGGGACCCGCTTTACGGTCCAGCGTCTGCCTTTCGGCGCACAGGTACAGGTGCACAAGGGCCGGGTAAGGGTGCGCTGGCACGGCCGCTCGCGCAGCCTGAAGGCAGGCCAGGAAGGCGTGTTTCCGCCCGAGTGGTCGGCGTCGGCTGCTCGAGAAGGCGGCAACCAGCAGGCCGATCGCCGGCGCGCTGGCGACTGGCGCGAGCTGGCCCGCAGCGGGGAGTACCGAAAGGCCTACGGTGAGCTGCAGCGCAAGAGCGGCGCTCCTCCCCGCGACGAGCCCGCGGACTTGCTGCTGGCTGCCGATGTCGCACGCCTCAGTGGCCACCCCGCCCAGGCGCTCCGACCCCTGCGGCGTCTGATCGCCCGCTTTCCCGAGGATCATCGGGCGGCCCTGGCTGCTTTCACGTTGGGCCGCGTGCTCATGGACGGTTTGGAGCGTCCGGGCGAAGCAGCCGCGTCGTTCGCCAAGGCGCGTGCCCTGTGGCCGGAGGGACCGCTGGCAGAAGATGCGCTGGCGCGTGAGATCGAGGCGCATGCAGATGCTGGTAACACTGCGCAAGCTCGCAGAGCCGCCAAGCGCTATCTGGAGCGCTACCCGAGCGGAAGGCACGCCCGCACCGCCCGCAGCGTGCGGCGCTAGGGCCGCGTCGGTCACAGCCTCCGGCCGAATCGCCCAATCCGCCCACACTAGCTACATGCCCCTGACGGGGTGGTCCCATGACCCTGGAAATCCGCCGGTCCCTTCAGGCTGCAAATCCAGCC from Pseudomonadota bacterium carries:
- a CDS encoding FecR domain-containing protein, which gives rise to MNELERALERGELKVRTFWSDEQTERLPAAALARRRRRAVRRMTGAAGVLLGLALAVPTGLRFLEPDNGLVVVSPAQHSAPQHSAPQHSARATPPEPSNEPRLSERTVSFGDGSQAILLNDHSAMRTRRGSSGTVAQLLGGSALFTVRRDPSRVFAVDAGDVRVEVIGTRFTVQRLPFGAQVQVHKGRVRVRWHGRSRSLKAGQEGVFPPEWSASAAREGGNQQADRRRAGDWRELARSGEYRKAYGELQRKSGAPPRDEPADLLLAADVARLSGHPAQALRPLRRLIARFPEDHRAALAAFTLGRVLMDGLERPGEAAASFAKARALWPEGPLAEDALAREIEAHADAGNTAQARRAAKRYLERYPSGRHARTARSVRR